DNA sequence from the Lycium barbarum isolate Lr01 chromosome 5, ASM1917538v2, whole genome shotgun sequence genome:
GAAATCAAATGCTGCAGAATTCTGGTGCCTTTGCAAACCCAGGGGCTGCATCTTCTGGATGTCCTTTATCGATAAGTCATGACCCTCACAAATCAAGCTCCACAAGGACAAGTTGGAACTCAGGATCCACCTCATCCCTTTCACCATCTAGTTCAAGTGGAGAGGCTCAGGTATGAGTTTTTTTGTTTGCTGTTGGTGTTTACCATTGTACTTATATGCAATTTGTTAAACGGACAGGCATGTTTATTTGGTGTTCACTGCTGTATAGATACATTCCACAAGATCCTCCAATGTAGAGCAAACTTTAATCTGTATTTGCACACCACTATGATGTTCCATAAGCTTGCTCATCCGAACTCTATCAGCCAGCCATTGACTGTCATTCGGGCTGCTGAATTTACCTGTGAGATATGCAACTGCCATGTTTCTTTGTCCCATGAACTGCTGGCTGCGAGATATGTCATTTGCAGTAAAATCCATTCTCTTTGAGAAAAATTTGGTTCAGTTGTATTTTGATAAAACAAAAAATTCTAGTTGATGTTTGGTAAATAAGTCTTTGAGTCTGAGTCGATGTGTCTTTATCATGAGGTTACTCTAGGCTCTTTGTGCCTGTAGTGCTTGTCAGACACAGAGAAGAAATGTTCAGTGAGTTTGATTCTTAACACTTGATGTATCAATAAAGATGATTTGTCTCTTAACTCCAAGATTGTGACTAATTTTCAGAGTCGAACGGATCGTATTGTTTTTAAACTCTTTGGGAAAGATCCTGGTGAATTTCCAACAGCTTTGCGGAAACAGGTATTTTGGTACTATTGCTATAATAGGCTTCAATGACAGTGTTCTCATATTTCTTTCGTCTCAATTTGAAACCCAACCTTCTCTATTCCTGGACAATTTGCAGATTCTTGATTGGTTATCACACAGTCCAACAGATATTGAAAGCTACATTAGACCTGGTTGTATTATACTAACAATATATCTTCGGATGGATAAATCCATATGGGAGGAGGTAACTTTTTTATTCTCAGATATGTATCACTTCATTTTCTAAGAGGAAGAGTGGAGCAACAAAAGTTCAAGAGTTTATTATTTAAAAAGAACCAGGGAAAGGCAAGAGAAAACATGTTGGCCAGAATGGATAATATTGTTGGCTAAAAATGAGTGTGAGATTAACTTGCATGATACTTGAAATGAGGGTATCGCTTTGTTATCCCTTTAAATTGTGCTACGTATTGCGTTGTTATCCCTTTAAATTGCGCTACCTATAAGCTATTCCTAACCTATTAATGAAATGAAACTAGGAAACGAAATCCACTCAGGCCACGCATCTTCTCCCTCCTTTTCCTTTTCCGTTGTTTCTTCTGTTAGTGTTTTTGTCAAACAAATTTTTCAACTAAATGTTTTCCCTTTGCAGCTTTATTGTGATCTTAACTCTAGTTTGAGGAAGCTTCTTAATGCGTCCGCTGATTCATTTTGGCGAACTGGATGGATTTATACTAGGGTGAATGATCGAGTGGCATTTTTGTTTAATGGTATATTTGACAGAATCTGTCATTGTATCCATTCTTGATCCATGTTCTGTCTTGTCATGTCTTTTTCTCTACAATTACGCCTCTGATATGAACATCTAGTCGTTGTTTCTGTACTACAGGGCAGGTTGTTCTGGACACTCCCTTGCCAGTTAGAAGCCACAGAATTTCAATCGTCAAACCTATTGCAGTTTGTGCCTCCGAAAGAGTTCAATTTTTGGTGAAAGGCTTTAACCTATCTCGTCCCACTACAAGGTAACTTAGATATTTGTTTGATCCTAAAGacgttttccttttcctttttattgGTCTCTGCTTAGCTGGTTGGAGTATTTTGAGCTAGTTAATTGATTCTTGGTTTTGTCTCCACCTCTCTTTTAGGTTACTATGCGCACTGGAAGGGAAATACCTCGTTCAGGGAAATTGTACTGATATGACGGTAGGAGCTGATTCTTGTATGGACCATGAAGAGATCCAGTCCCTTAGCTTTCCTTGTATTATGCCAAATGTTACTGGCAGAGGGTTCATTGAGGTGAagttattttcttttgttttttccttAATGCTTATTTTGTTGTCCCTATCCCGGAGCAATCCCGTTCAGTACTTAACTCGCGGTTTTATCTTGTAAGTAAATTCAGTTAAGACTCACCGAAAAGGATCACCTTTTGGTCTCTATGGCACAATAAACCCAGGCTTGGATTGATAAAATATAAATGCATCTACCTATCaggaaaaaaaacaaacaaaaggaaatctatttttttttaactcattGGAACATGCAAATTATTATAGTCTCATTTTCGGTTGGACCTCCTGTTACTTAGCCATGTGTTGACTGAGCAAATCCTTATATCTCAATCTCCTTTTGTTGCGTAAAATTGACTATATTGTATACACTTTATTCTATTGCTGAAATTTAGGTTCGTTATCTTTGACTAGGTTGAGGACCATGGTCTTAGCAGCAACTTCTTCCCATTTATAGTTGCAGAGAAAGACGTTTGTTCTGAGATTCGTACATTGGAGAGCATTATTGAGGTTACTGAAGAATTGCAAGCGAGGGACCAAGCTGTGGACTTTTTACATGAACTGGGTTGGCTGCTTCATAGAAGTCATTTGAAATTTAGAGTGGGTTCTGGTGCCAACTTGAACCTCTTTCCTTTTCAGAGATTCAAGCGGCTTATAGATTTCTCCATTGATCATGACTGGTGTGCCGTAGTAAAGAAACTGTTGGATGCTTTCTTCAATGGAATTGTAGATGTAGGACAAGAGTCATCACTTGACGTTCCATTGCTAGAGGTTGGCATCCTTCATCGAGCCGTGAGGAGAAAGTGCAGATCCATGGTAGATGTCCTCTTGAAATACCGTCATCATGGAGCTTTTGACCAACAAGATGATCGTGATTATTTATTTAGACCTGATGCAGTGGGTCCTGGCGGTTTGACTCCACTTCATGTTGTTGCTAGTCTTGCTGGCTTTGAGAATCTTTTGGATGCATTAATTGATGATCCAAGACAGgtatattttcctatttttatTATGTGCATTTTGGTCTGTTGCATTGAAAACTCACAGTCCCCTCAATTCACAGAAAGGAGGGGTGGTGGTGGGGGGAGGGTGTTGTGAAGCACGATAAATTTATTAGCAGTAGcctttcatcttttccttgttaTTGGTGTTGATATATCAGCACTCTAATCCAGGGTGGCTCTAATAATCTCAGTAGTTTTATCATCATTGCCTTAACAATTGAGGAGCAAAAGCACTCCTCATGCAGTTAGGGGTCGTTTGATTGGAGGTATTACGAAAACTAGTACAAATATAAATACAATGGTTGGTTGGAGCTCATAGGGAATAGGAAGAGGAATTCCCTCTTAACTAATGGGACATATGGTTGGCTATATAACAGAATGAATTAAATAACTAACACAAACGTTTGGTTGACGGTATTAAATAATACGCGTTCAGTAATTATACAATaactatgtattattttatacgAGATAGAATGTGGATTAAGAATGCGCCTGTTCGCAGTATGGAGATAAAAGTATTAAAGAATAAAAATGCTTTTAAATTGTGGAGGACTCCCAACTCTGTAAATTGTGCTAGCAACGAATTAGTGATAGTAATTTTTTTCTCATCAATATAGCCACTACTTTCCTCAAGTTACCTGTTCAAAGTCAAGCAAAAATGCCTCCAAAGTAGATAATCCTTACAAAGCATTTCATATATTATTACTCATCATTTAACAATCCCTACATTATAATAATTCAACGTGTAATAATCCATTTATTATTATACCGTACAAACAACTTTACATTATAATTCCTTCACAACTAGCATGTAAACCAAATGACCCCCTATTATTAAATTGACATTCTTGCTTTCCCTGAATAAGGAACTTTAGCTGTATTCTCTTTTCTAAACCATGACTTCACCTAGCAGTTTAGAGTGTTTTTCTGCAAACTGCTCTCTCTTAGGCTTTAACTTTCTGAAGTAAATTTGTCTCCGTAACTTGTTTGAAGGTTATGATGAGTGTTTAATTACTAATTAGAGGCACCCCACTATATTCATGTACAAGCAAGGATGTTGTGTGGTAGATCTTTCCTCTTTTTATTTTCTGGTTCCATTGTTTCAAGGAACTGATAATTGTTTTCTTCAGGTGGGAATTGAAGCTTGGAAAAGTGCCCGTGACAGTACTGGACTGACACCTAATGATTACGCATGCCTGCGAGGCCATTACTCGTACGTCCATATAGTCCAGAAGAAAATTAATCAGAAACTAGGTGACGGGCATGTTGTTCTTGATATCCCTGGTTCTTTATTAGATAGCAATCTCAAGCAGAAACTATCAAATGGTCATAGGTCGGTAAAAGTAGCTAGCTTGCAAACGGAGAAGTTTTTAGGGAAACCAAAATGCAGACAGTGCAGGCAGAAATTGTCCTATGGAAACGCTGGAACATCACTTGCAATATACAAACCGGCAGTGCTTTCAATGGTTGCAATTGCTACTGTATGTGTTTGTGTAGCTTTGCTATTCAAAAGTTCACCGGAGGTTCTTTATTCGTTCAGACCCTTCAGGTGGGAGATGCTGAAGTATGGCTCCATCTAAAGTAGGTATAACCTAATGTCATGGTTTTAGAAGAGAGTATAGGAATGCCATGACTTGTTTTATCTTTTGAATTTATATGGCATGATATAATTGGAGAGCTCCAACTCTGTATAtttattttcactaattcatcaTACAATACATGAGAAGTTCTAACTGCAAATAGGAAATTTATTCTTTTTATAAGTTGATAGTAGAACTAGAATAGGACTGACCGCTGAAATTGTAGTTGTAGGCGTCGCAGATCTGAGCCACGACATGTAGTGGAAGATAAGTAATTTGCTTTATATTTCAATTATATGTACAGCTAATTGCCTAAATCTATGGTTTGAGCACATAATTTTCTTGCTAAATTGCCTTTTTTTAGCTTCCATTTAGGTAAAATCTGGATAAGTTGTTACTTTTCTCGTCATTGTTGTTCTTTATTTGCCCCGGCCTCCCCGCAATTAGGGCTGCTTGTCGGATGGACCAGGCGGTTAATTATGCTTAACGGTTCGGCATATCGGTTATTGGCTTTTAAATgtactaatccgctagccaaccaataagatatcggttggttcggtatcCGGTTAGCAATTATTGGGCGGTTAGCAAACGGTGTATTGGCTAAATCTAAAGGACAATGAAATATTgatgaaaatttgaaaaatactggAAATTGAAATATTGATGAAATTTACACGAGCTTCAGTTACCCCAGCCTTAGCGGTGGTTCTCCCTGTATAAGGAGGACCAAACAAAAGAATCGTTGCCTTAAATGACAAAGTTCA
Encoded proteins:
- the LOC132640315 gene encoding squamosa promoter-binding-like protein 1 yields the protein MEARKFHVPVVSNMEVGGKKSREWDSNGWKWDGDGFIAEQVNSLPSDCCRSKQLFPTEIPETSRISNGNSDELTLGNDKGRKEVEKRRRTIVIEDENEKNDGEAVASLNLKLGEQLYPVMEEEGKGKSGKKKKICGVSSSSSNNRAVCQVQDCQADLSSAKDYHRRHKVCDVHSKAANALVGNVMQRFCQQCSRFHVLEEFDEGKRSCRRRLAGHNRRRRKTHPENVANGASMNAEGGSNYLLISLLRILANVQFNSSDQTKDQDLLSHLLRNLASLAGANNERDVSGLLPAPSNDQQNTGTSMEDPKEDSLRPNGNCSTIPASEVTEKRMDTSDAEHGISQHPCASQPGSIPINANGSATTAAPLKLNIDLNNVYDDSQGGNQMLQNSGAFANPGAASSGCPLSISHDPHKSSSTRTSWNSGSTSSLSPSSSSGEAQSRTDRIVFKLFGKDPGEFPTALRKQILDWLSHSPTDIESYIRPGCIILTIYLRMDKSIWEELYCDLNSSLRKLLNASADSFWRTGWIYTRVNDRVAFLFNGQVVLDTPLPVRSHRISIVKPIAVCASERVQFLVKGFNLSRPTTRLLCALEGKYLVQGNCTDMTVGADSCMDHEEIQSLSFPCIMPNVTGRGFIEVEDHGLSSNFFPFIVAEKDVCSEIRTLESIIEVTEELQARDQAVDFLHELGWLLHRSHLKFRVGSGANLNLFPFQRFKRLIDFSIDHDWCAVVKKLLDAFFNGIVDVGQESSLDVPLLEVGILHRAVRRKCRSMVDVLLKYRHHGAFDQQDDRDYLFRPDAVGPGGLTPLHVVASLAGFENLLDALIDDPRQVGIEAWKSARDSTGLTPNDYACLRGHYSYVHIVQKKINQKLGDGHVVLDIPGSLLDSNLKQKLSNGHRSVKVASLQTEKFLGKPKCRQCRQKLSYGNAGTSLAIYKPAVLSMVAIATVCVCVALLFKSSPEVLYSFRPFRWEMLKYGSI